The Populus alba chromosome 13, ASM523922v2, whole genome shotgun sequence genome contains the following window.
TTAACTTAGGGTTAAAATCTTTAATGAATCAATGTGTTTGAGTAAAATAGTGGGCAATAAAGAGAAATAATGTCATTTtgattgtgtaaaaaaaaatatgtcgtTTGTATATTGTTCATCTTTCTCAAATAACCTTATGAAGCCTGGTCGAGTTCACACCTTTCGAGCCATTGTTCACCCTAATATTTGAACCAAACTATATTAAAACTAGCACATTCAATGACCTTGATATCCCATTGCACAActagagttttttaatttatcaacaaaatattttgtctaTGGTTAGACATTGAATTTGTCAGGATGAATTTTACCGATGGGCTCATAAATGGTTACTGTTCATCAAAAATACTTCTTggactaaaaatatttatttttaagtatttttcacttaaaaacaccaaagaaaCATTCCATAATCaggaaaaaataacatataatctCAAATCAAcctttaattgataaaaaaaaatccctaatattgatcaatttttttctagcaAAATGCTTAAAAATACCTAAATAAAATTCCTCTCGTCAAATAAAATCTATTGCcaataatatcaacatattttgTTGCCAAAATATAACCAACCAATAATTTTCCCTCTCTTCCCTTATTTTTCAAGGACTCAATCATCTCTCGAATTTAAGTActgaaatataaacaaaataaaattttagaacaCAAACTAAAATGTTAGAACTGAAAAGACTAAAAATAAGGTCAATAGAGAATACATAAACATAACTACATTTTTTCGtacagatttttaaaaatacatgcaatttttttagtttggtctttttttctatcaattgtGTATTTGtacttcaaattaaaactttatcttATTAAATTGTCCTCTAATCAAGTttgaaaatctaataaaaaccTTTAATCCTCGAGATCATTTAAATAGAAgaaataataaacttaaaaaacacaCCACAAAATAACACATGCAAGGATGCAATAAAAGAAGTTTGACgagaaaaatgaaatgaaaagagaaaaaaaaaacccctacaATCCACGTTGAAAATGAAGAGTGTGTACAGTACAACGGTACAAGTAAAACCaccataacttttaatttattttgaaattattattattatatatatagagaggtTTGTGCATGAGACAGTTTACGAGAAGGGGGGAATAATACCAGTTGAGCTATGGCTCGTTGGCAAAAATTATGTAGTTTACAATATATTtattggaggaggaggaggagccaCAAACTGAACTAAGCTACATGGACTTGAAGAGATCATTACTCAAAGTTATAGTGCTTGTCTACACCAACTGAAACATCCCAAGTGCAGCTCATTCCTTTTGGGAACTCAACCAAGTCACCGGCAGTAATCTCAACAGGCTCTTCTGCCCCATCAGGATACACCTTTACTTTGCCTTCCAGAAGATAGCATGTCTCTTTGGCAGAATATGTCCATGGAAATTTGCTAGGAGGACAACCCCACCTGTAAAACATTGCACACAATCAACATCCAAATGTAGGAATTTCTATTGAtacgtggaaaaaaaaaacacaactttaaGAGGCAGaacctccttttccttttttctcccCTCCTCTTTCAGTATGTGCGACTATTGCAGCTCATCAAATTCAAAAGTTCTTTAGAGTATCCATCTTAAACTAAAAAGCACAAGCACATTGTTCTAaagatctaaaattaaaatataaactacTTCTTAGCTTTTAACTCCATGAAAGGTTCCCAACACAAGCCAAGTGCATAATGGTGTGTAAGTATGCATGTTGCGATATGTAGTTGCGTGTATGTGCTTGTTTTAAGATCAACACACAGAGTGTGTAGTTATATCACATTTAATTGctccagaaaaagaaaacataggtATGGGAAAATGCAATCAGAGCTTCCATGCACGCAGAGATTCAGGTTTATGCAgaacatacaataaaaaaattcacaagaTTCCAGGAAAACCAACATCCAAACACAAAACGATCCAATCATCTTCCCAGCATACAAACGGCATAGTTTAGGTAAATTCTTTGGTCATTTCGTTAGTTTTTAAGGGCCCCTCAAAGTTTTTTTGTGATGGGATTTGCCTAACAGCACTCCAAAGTGAACACCAGACTTAAATGAACAGTTCAAGAGACAAACTTGCTTCTTTAAAGGGGCCAGCTTTCAGAAGCAAAGCTTATTTTCTTTGCACAAGTGTATTGCTGGGAATCAAGTTTCAAAAACACCATAATTCCCCACCACAGCTCCAAGATTATTGCTTTGATTTAAAACAAATGCGCAGTTGGAGAACAATGAACCAAACAATATCATTGAACCATTCATTGGAAGGGTTAAATGCTATCAATTATAGATCTAGATTTAAACAAGAAACTGCAAGCCTACACCTCTTTTTAACATCAAATTGGTACATAATTTTACGTATAAATAGGTTTCATGGATAATATAGTTTGGAAATTCTACTCTTTCCTAAATCTGAAACTTTAACTTCTCATACATAAGGTTAatggataattataaaaaaaattgtacatAAACCCGTTACAGAAAACGTAGTGATGAAAGCAAAACAACAACTAAAACTTTAGCtgcaaattcaaaaacaaaggtATGGAAACAGATCGAGGGCTATAGAGTTACTTACTTGGGCCACTTGCGGACACCAAGTTCAGTAAGTTTGGACTCCGGAGGATTCCTAACAACCTTAATTCCAGACTTCTCAATAGTCAAGGTCTCTGCTTTTACTATTGGTTTTGCCATACGCCTCAAGCCCacctttgttcttcttcttgcacttgaaaaaggaagagaagcaCCAAAAGATATAGATGAGTCGATACGTTGGTGACCCTTTTGGCTTTGAGGACCGAGCCTAGACTGGTTCAACAATATTAGTAAACTGGTGCTGCTGCCACTCGCACATGCCATTTCGTTTTTCTATCACTCTTGAGTATAGTGGTTTCTCGGTGGAAAGTGCCGAAGAGGTCAGGAGAGGGTTGATTGATTTTTTCCATGGCTGGTCTCAGTCCAATTTCATTATGGGCCACTCATCCATCATCTTTCGGTTACCCATCACTTTTCCATTATTTCTTAAGGCTCGCAACTTTTGCATCACctttcttttcactttcatggattttaattttgtttttgttcccgataaattttgcttttaatcAGCCCTTTTGTAACTGcaagttttttgtttcaaataattCTATGGTAAACTctaaaagaatttcaaaatttttgggTATTATATCATTGtatttgatttgatgagttTTACATCCACACGTATTTTTggcaatataatattataaaaatgtaTATTCGTAATTAAAACCAACTTTAAATTGTACTATAATCCTAAAAATATATccacatttatttattacaattttaaatataattagcaTATCACCCCACATAAAATAGAATATATGGAAAATTGAGTCTTTACTtagttctttaaataaaatttttaaaatatacaccagttcttaaaatttgaataattgGTTGGTTATAATTCaaggaaatataaaaattcacccTTAATGTatcttttccaataaaaaattatattttctatatgtttttttttaatttattttattcatactattatttatctaaattattttctaatcttATTCACaagttaattattgttaatagaGTGTTCATTTAGTTAAAGTTGACCTCTAAATCAAGAGTCTAGCAACTTGATgaattttcattctttaaattaattaactatttatttgTTTACAGTTTTCatccttcatcattttttatttttcttattgactTTGCATGTGATTTTTTAgtcattctaaaaataatacaggttgcctcaatttttttggccattgttaaatttagctttttaaagaaattttgtttttaaattaaattaaattaatagatCTTATCCTCCAACATTTAATTCTTCAAGTGTTGAGTTTCTTAATTAAGCACAGATCAAGAATTTAATAGATTGTGGATTTAAGAGTTTAACTTAAGTTTAAAATGTTCACtcaaacttgattttgttttttattaaggtttttttttttttttatgatttcatcttcCAACAttcattttattctctttttatgagattttttattttaaataacaaggggtgtcttaggttttttttagtatttgttaaatttaacttttttaaaaggaattttgtttttttaattaaatttaattaattgattacatccttcaacatttaattggGTGAATGTTTAGCGTATTAATTTAGTTAATGTCTATAATTTAATGGGTCATAAGTTTGAGAGATTAACCCGGGTTTACAAAGTTCACCCATgcttgcttggtttttttcttcttttttatgttttttttttttaatttcatcaaccaatatttttattttttatttttttgtggttttgaaAGTAACAAGGGTTAACTCGAaatttttttcaaccttttttaaATCTagctttttcaaaagaaattttttagttaaattaaattaattatgtgagAGTAAGCATGAGATGCTCGACTCatggtattttgtttttgtttgctttctggATTATTTCTCTGATAGCAAATGCGACCTTTTCAATTACCAAATTCTTACTACTTTTAAGTAGATTTTTCTTACTACTTTTAAAACGTTAATATCATATGAATATCCTTTTGTAcattggaaaaaaaactaacatggCTCGCAGAGTAGCGCGGGCCATTTATCTAGTAAATATATATCAGGTTAAGTTAGGGTGATTTTTAGATCGGGTTTAATAATATCCATACCTTACCTATTATTCATCAGgtctaaaaaatattcattcatTTAGGTCAAGTTAGGTCGGTATCTATTGAGTTTGAATTAATGCcctattagttttgtttttgcgttttaaaaattaacatggcTTGCAGAGTTGAAAAGTAATACTTTCTGcgcaacaaaaaaattatttacgcAGTAAAAACTTATCATGAAGAGATTTGGTTTGCTCTTTATATAGCCTTGCATTGTCATATGCTTCCAATCGAATTTCTTCAAGTTCTTGTAGCTGTAACTTTCATTCTTCTCCTGCCTTTTTAGCATCAAGATTGCATTGTTTCACTGCCAAGAAGGCaatatgttcaatttccactaGTAAATGACATAACTTGGTGAAAACCAACCTATATAATGACATTCCGATTGGAGTTTTGTATGGTATACAATATGCCCAAAATGCATCCTTTAAATGCAGGTTCCAATCCTTTCGGTTAGGGTTCACCATCTTTTCCAAGATATGCTTTATTTCTTGGTTTGAAACCTCAGTTTATCTGTTGGTTTGTGGGTGGAAAGTTGTGGCCACTCGATGTACTCCATATTTTCACATCAATGCCTCAACAGTTCAGTTGCAAAAATAGGGGCCTTGATCACTTATCATTGCTCTTGGAATTCCAAACCTACTAAAAATGTTAGATTTAAGAAAGCCTACAACAACCTCACAATCATTAGTAcatgtagcttttttttttttgccttattCAAATCATTAAGTAATATTCCAATAACTATGAAATTTACCATATCAGCAAACCAAGGTTCCTTACCTTGTAGATGCAGTAGCTGCTTATCAGGGAATGTTTCGGCAATGGGCAATGGTTCTTCCTCACATACAATTCTGCTCAAATGATCTACCATAAAATTGTCAGCTCCTTTTTCAATCTTTGATTTCCAAATCAAACTCTTGCAACAAAAGAATCCAGCATATAAGTCTCGGTTTGGATTCCTTCTTTGCTAGTAAATATTTGAGGTCAAAatgatcaggaaaaaaaaaatcagtttagaTCCTAATAAATATGATCTAAACTTGTCTACGACAAATACAATAGCTAAAAGCTCTTTTTTAGTGGTTGAATAGTTGTATTAAGCAAAGTTCAGTGTTCTTCACGCCTAACAAATGACAtgacatttccttttcttttattggccAAGTACAACTCCTACAACATAATTACTAGCATCGTATATGATCTCAAAGGGCATATCCTAATTTGGTGGTTGTATAATTGGCGTTGAAGTGAACAATGTCTTCAATTTGTCAAATGCTATTTGACAATCTTCATTGAAGTCAAATGGTACATCCTTTTGTAATAACCTTGACAATGGTtgtgtagttttttaaaaatctttgatgaaccaaCCTCCTATAAAAATCTGTATAGCCAAGAAAACTATGAATGTCCTTAACGTTAGTAGGATATGGTAAGATTGTAATTAAATCAACATTGGTCTTATCAACCTCGATACCCCTAGTTGAAACTACATGACCCAAAACAATTCCTTGTTGGACCATGAAATgacatttttcataatttaaaaccAAGTTGGTGTTAATGCATCGTTTCAAAACCTTGGTCAAATTATCTAAACATTAATCGAAAGAATTGTCATAAACAGTAAAGTCATCCATACAAATTTTAATGCAATTTCCAATCAAGTCAGAAAAAATGTTCATCATGCATCTCTAAAACGTACTAAAGGCATTACACAATCTATGTTGAAATTCATGCCTAGAAAATTACGATCAAGATGGATTGGatcatttgttgttttaaatgttttttctcatgGTGCTGTTGAAATCTAAAGCATTGTAACTAGCAGAGTTTTCAAGGTGAATGGCCACAGACTTGAGCTTTTTCGTTGAGAATTTTGGAGAGACTATTAAGAAGGAAGTAAAACTGGTTGATTCAATACATAAGGATGCATGACATGTATAAAACTCTATCTAGCCAAAGATAATGAAGAAAGACATTTTAGAGAGGCAACCCAGCATAGAGACattccacacaaaaaaaaaagaaaaaaaattgcaatcatGAATGCCAAAATAAGGCAAACCTAATAGGTTATTATAAcagttttctttatttctccATCTCTCTTTACTATatacattgaggacaatgtccaTATTAAGTGTGAGGGACGTAGGGGCAATCTATAGTGGCAACACtgtgctttatttttatcattcatattttgatgaaataatgcTCTGATTCATGCTATGTTCTagcatttttttgtaaaatgcaCTCGCATCTTGACAATAGGTTAATCTTTGAGGGGCTGTGTTACATctctagcaaaacaaaaatttgttaTGTTTGGAAATGGTTTGAATGTTAATATCATTAATGAATTTTCaattgagtttataaaaaatcataacatgaTTGAATAAtgaccttgttttttttaagattgtttaGTCAACCTATGTTCTATGGATTAAAGTGACTGGATTTAATAGCCACAAACCTATGAGACTTTGAGCCTTATGACTGACACATCTATAtcaatctttattttcctttcatgttTGATTTTCTTCTATTGGTTTGTTCCCCTAGAACTTGCTCTGATTCTAATCAAGACCATACTTCTACATGCATACATGAACatgattaagatattttttgttatgtacCTTATATAGCCTAGCAACCCAtctttaaataagtttttttccttgaaacccCTTTTGAGTTGATggactttttctttgattataaACCCATATTATAAGCCATAAACAATATAGTGTCTCACCCAAGTTGTAGAACTAATGGAACATCATACATCATTATATAAGCATGGGAATacatgaaaaagagaaaaaagtctTGTGAAGGTTTGAAGTTTTAAAAAGGTAAAAGATCATCCTTTAGTTTGAACTAAAATCTTGTTTTGTTGGACAATAAATTTTCCAATAAAGAAGGATAATGTAGCTTTAATTTTTGCCAAGTTCAAAATTGCTGGAGGGAGTGTTTAATATTCTGTCTTGTTTTGGGGTTATTTTGTTTCATTGGTTTTGGAAGCTTGTAAACTACCTTACCAAAAATCCCCTACCTTGAACCAAGCCACATTACAACCCTTGAAAAGATCTTATGATTTGTGAAATGCATGTAATCTAAATGATGAAGAGTGAGATGATttgcaagcttatggtagatcATTTTCATTGGAAGAAATTGGAGTAAAACACTAACCTTTCAAACATATGAGAATTGAGCGATTATTTTGTAAGGTCTACTATTTGGTTGTTTTATTCTGAAGTAAGAACGCTTgataaacaattttaaagtgATTGGAATTTAATTCATGATATGTTATGatgttttaagaatttaattgttgTTCGTTGATGGCATCacattttttacattgaaaaagtaaaattgaaattttgttcGAGGACGTGTAAAAGCGAAGTGTGGGGGAATTTGATTAGTGTAAAATATACATATGTTTTTACTCCTTTTACACTatgctttttaatatattctgagcttaattgagtttattgaaagttatttttatgaatttggcATGCCTAAGAGACTTTATGAATTAATTGCTAAAGAGAAGAAATTctgcattttatgttttttggacCTAGCTTTTTGTGATATGATTTTCTCCAAGTTAGAGTTCCCGAATGAGAATGTAAGCTTAATCTAAGTCGAAGTATACATGTCAAGCTTTTCAGGAAGGTATTATGGGCAAAAATCCGATCTCATTTGGATCTCTAATCAAACTTGCAATCTTAGGCCAGAATTCTACTCGCAATAAGATTTTATGCTTTTacactagatattcaaacgagaaTATCTTGAGTTTCAGATATTAAAATCAGACAATTTAAAAGCCCAACATTACATTCCTTTTATCCCAAAGtctaaaggaaataaataagaaGGTGATGTTGTTCTTACCTTATGATTTTAAGTAGTCTTAGGAAAGGTTTTAATAGTTTCTTCTTcccttttactttcttcttttttctatctgTTCTAGTCGGCCCTCTAGGCTCCTTGTTCTTTCAcatttttggtttttctctcctttttctaaCTCACCTATCACTCAACACTCAAGAAAGTTGGCATGCAAGCTGGTTCGGTTTAGTTTTCTCCTTGTGAAGGAGTGTGTGTTGCATCAATGGTTGCTATCGATTATAAAGGAGAGGTCTAGGCTCCTTCTTCTTccatgttttagtttttctcttattttcctAACTCACCTCTCACtcaacactcaaggagcttggtATGCAAGCTAGTTAGGTTTAGTATTCTCCTTGGGAAGGAGTGTGTGCTCTAGCAATAACTGTTGTCGGTTCTGGGGGAGAGGAAGAGTCATCTCTTCCCCCCACCCTTACATTTATATCACTCATAAATGTAATGGGGTGTTTGGGAGGGGTTGGTTTACCTTATTCTTATTCCTCTTTTGGTTAATCTAGAATCAATTTCCTCCCTCCCAAATCCTCCTTAGAGTAGGCTAACTTGATTCGTTTAATTCTTGCTTAGTATAGGTTGACTTTTTACCTAAATGTTCATCGAGTTTTACAAtaatcatacaaaaatataattttttttagtaatcttGCAATCACAACAAAAAGCTAGCGTgcatattaagaaaatatataagctTGCAA
Protein-coding sequences here:
- the LOC118034461 gene encoding uncharacterized protein; this encodes MACASGSSTSLLILLNQSRLGPQSQKGHQRIDSSISFGASLPFSSARRRTKVGLRRMAKPIVKAETLTIEKSGIKVVRNPPESKLTELGVRKWPKWGCPPSKFPWTYSAKETCYLLEGKVKVYPDGAEEPVEITAGDLVEFPKGMSCTWDVSVGVDKHYNFE